One part of the Lachnospiraceae bacterium JLR.KK002 genome encodes these proteins:
- a CDS encoding Rpn family recombination-promoting nuclease/putative transposase: MNGNETEQMESMEDSQTSWEELGISNDFLFGKVMQNPELCKELIQRILPDLKIDHVEYPELQKNIKQDIDAKSVRLDVYVKDEKAVVYDIEMQVSDTKELSKRSRYYQSMIDLQLIDKGQYYNELNRSYVIFICPFDAFGKGRHIYTFENICKEDDSIFMGDETVKIFLNAKGTMDDVSKEVKAFLDYITGKKPADSYVEKLEEAVKEAKKNREWRHEYMTLLMRDQENQKIGEKRGEKRGEKRGEEKMFLLMERLIEDGCFDDIARMKTDIEHRQKLYVKYHII; this comes from the coding sequence ATGAATGGCAATGAAACAGAACAGATGGAAAGTATGGAAGACAGCCAAACAAGCTGGGAAGAATTAGGCATATCCAATGACTTCCTGTTTGGGAAAGTCATGCAGAACCCGGAACTGTGTAAAGAATTGATACAGAGAATCCTGCCGGATTTAAAGATAGACCACGTAGAATACCCGGAATTACAAAAAAATATCAAACAGGATATAGACGCAAAAAGTGTCAGACTGGATGTATATGTGAAAGATGAGAAAGCAGTTGTTTATGACATAGAAATGCAGGTAAGCGATACAAAAGAGCTTTCAAAAAGGAGCAGATATTATCAGAGCATGATAGACTTGCAGCTTATTGATAAAGGACAGTATTACAATGAATTAAACAGAAGCTATGTTATCTTTATCTGTCCGTTCGATGCATTTGGAAAGGGCAGGCACATCTATACATTTGAAAATATCTGTAAAGAAGATGACAGCATTTTTATGGGAGATGAAACAGTAAAGATATTCCTGAACGCAAAGGGAACGATGGATGATGTCAGTAAGGAAGTAAAGGCATTTCTTGATTACATAACTGGTAAAAAACCAGCAGATTCCTATGTAGAGAAACTGGAAGAAGCGGTGAAAGAAGCAAAGAAAAACAGGGAATGGAGGCATGAATATATGACGTTGTTAATGAGAGACCAGGAAAATCAAAAAATTGGAGAAAAACGTGGAGAAAAACGTGGAGAAAAACGTGGAGAAGAAAAGATGTTTTTATTGATGGAAAGATTGATAGAAGATGGATGTTTTGATGATATTGCAAGAATGAAAACAGATATTGAACATCGTCAAAAACTTTATGTAAAGTACCATATTATCTAA
- a CDS encoding recombinase family protein, with the protein MSHTEQKITAAIYCRVSTREQAEEGYSIGEQERLIREYCMKQGYEVYKVFSDAGISGKDIAHRPAIQELLKEAAEKKFDIVMSWKINRLSRELEDAIKIVNTLDRYGIAYRSYSEPFESDIPAGKMQFQMMALVGEFERNTIAQNVKMGMKAKARAGEWCGGIAPLGYHWVPMEGTEDFRNYPQGKGICGHNRKWENCAADYAAGKPGQEMGI; encoded by the coding sequence ATGAGCCATACAGAACAGAAAATAACCGCTGCTATTTACTGCAGGGTAAGCACCAGGGAGCAGGCGGAAGAAGGCTACAGTATCGGGGAGCAGGAGCGTCTGATAAGGGAATACTGCATGAAGCAGGGCTATGAAGTCTACAAGGTCTTTTCTGACGCCGGAATCAGCGGAAAAGACATTGCCCACAGGCCAGCCATACAGGAACTGTTAAAAGAAGCCGCAGAAAAGAAGTTTGATATCGTGATGTCATGGAAAATCAACCGCTTAAGCCGGGAACTGGAAGACGCCATAAAGATTGTGAACACGCTGGACAGATACGGGATAGCTTACCGCTCTTATTCCGAGCCTTTTGAATCCGATATACCGGCAGGGAAAATGCAGTTCCAGATGATGGCATTGGTGGGGGAGTTTGAGCGAAATACCATTGCACAGAATGTAAAAATGGGGATGAAAGCCAAAGCCCGTGCAGGGGAGTGGTGCGGAGGGATTGCGCCTTTGGGTTACCATTGGGTTCCTATGGAGGGAACGGAAGATTTCCGTAATTACCCGCAGGGTAAAGGCATATGCGGCCACAACAGGAAGTGGGAAAACTGTGCCGCAGATTATGCTGCAGGGAAACCGGGTCAGGAAATGGGGATTTGA
- a CDS encoding IS3 family transposase translates to MMFIAIKTEDGVIKGKISFYCRMLKVTRQGFYKYLANKDRPWKYQALADAMRTIVSEDECNDACGRIRMYQALLLKQPEGVRIPGERTVYRIMKETGLSHRPKRKPNGITKADREARKSDDLLKRDFKSAEPLKKCVTDITEIKAKDGKLYVSAIFDCYDAAVLGLAMDTNMKAVLCKRTLDNAVHSYPALRGAIIHSDRGTQYTSEAYRKAAAKYGIRQSMNSAGGRCHDNARCESMWARMKEELLYDRHNTEEMTIEELKTLIWRYFISYWNNRRICSANEGLPPMVKRQRYYESLGIAA, encoded by the coding sequence ATGATGTTCATTGCTATAAAAACCGAGGACGGCGTTATCAAGGGGAAGATTTCTTTTTACTGCCGGATGTTAAAAGTAACACGGCAGGGGTTTTATAAATATCTGGCAAACAAAGACCGCCCGTGGAAATATCAGGCTTTAGCTGATGCCATGCGGACAATCGTATCAGAGGATGAATGCAACGATGCCTGCGGAAGAATCCGTATGTATCAGGCGCTTCTTCTGAAACAGCCGGAAGGAGTCCGCATTCCCGGCGAAAGAACCGTTTACCGCATCATGAAGGAAACCGGACTCAGCCACCGCCCGAAACGCAAACCGAACGGAATTACCAAAGCTGACCGTGAAGCACGCAAATCGGATGACCTGCTGAAACGGGATTTCAAATCTGCAGAGCCACTGAAAAAATGCGTCACGGACATAACCGAAATCAAGGCAAAAGACGGAAAACTTTATGTATCTGCCATATTTGACTGCTATGATGCTGCAGTCCTCGGGCTGGCGATGGATACAAATATGAAAGCGGTATTATGTAAACGAACCCTTGACAATGCCGTCCACTCGTATCCGGCGCTCAGGGGAGCCATTATCCACTCTGACCGTGGAACGCAGTACACCAGCGAAGCTTACCGGAAAGCAGCTGCCAAATATGGCATCCGCCAGAGCATGAACAGTGCAGGGGGACGCTGCCATGACAATGCCCGGTGTGAGAGCATGTGGGCGAGGATGAAGGAGGAACTCCTCTATGACCGTCATAATACGGAAGAAATGACCATTGAGGAACTAAAGACACTCATCTGGAGATACTTCATCAGCTACTGGAATAACAGGAGGATATGCTCAGCCAATGAGGGACTTCCTCCTATGGTTAAACGACAGAGATATTATGAATCTCTGGGGATTGCAGCTTAG
- a CDS encoding transposase has product MAKKQRKYDMDFKIQAVKLAKEIGGAKAAAELGIPENTMYAWTKAAREGRLDAGPGSHTPQTAMSLAEELTVLRRQVRDQEKEIRRLKEENEFLEEASAFFAASRRKSVKGRE; this is encoded by the coding sequence ATGGCAAAAAAACAAAGGAAATACGACATGGATTTCAAAATCCAGGCCGTGAAACTGGCAAAAGAAATCGGCGGTGCAAAAGCGGCTGCTGAATTAGGAATTCCCGAAAATACCATGTACGCATGGACAAAAGCAGCCAGGGAAGGACGGCTGGATGCCGGCCCTGGTTCCCATACGCCCCAGACAGCCATGAGTCTCGCAGAGGAACTGACAGTTCTACGCAGACAGGTCAGGGATCAGGAAAAAGAAATCCGCCGTCTGAAAGAGGAAAATGAATTTCTTGAGGAAGCAAGCGCTTTTTTCGCCGCCAGCCGTCGGAAGTCTGTAAAAGGCAGAGAATGA